A single genomic interval of Solimonas sp. K1W22B-7 harbors:
- a CDS encoding isochorismatase family cysteine hydrolase — protein MTTTNASYDAGRTALLFVDPYNDFLSEGGKLWPRVAEVANAVGLHDKLRAVTAAVRGAAIPVFIVPHHRAEPGDFANWDHPTPYQLGASKVQVFAKGSWGGDWHPDFAPQPGDTVVKEHWGASGFANTDLDMLLKQRRISHVILVGLIANTCIECTGRFANELGYHVTLVRDATAAFSAEAMHAAHEINAPSYAHAVLTTAELLAALPR, from the coding sequence ATGACCACCACCAACGCCTCCTACGACGCCGGCCGCACCGCCCTTCTGTTCGTCGATCCCTACAACGATTTCCTCTCCGAGGGCGGCAAGCTGTGGCCGCGCGTCGCCGAGGTGGCCAACGCGGTCGGCCTGCACGACAAGCTGCGCGCCGTCACCGCCGCGGTCCGCGGCGCCGCCATCCCGGTGTTCATCGTGCCGCATCACCGCGCCGAGCCTGGCGACTTCGCCAACTGGGATCACCCCACGCCCTACCAGCTCGGCGCGTCGAAAGTGCAGGTCTTCGCCAAGGGCAGCTGGGGCGGGGACTGGCACCCGGACTTCGCGCCGCAGCCCGGTGACACCGTGGTGAAGGAGCACTGGGGCGCCAGCGGCTTCGCCAACACCGACCTGGACATGCTGCTCAAGCAGCGCCGCATCAGCCACGTGATCCTGGTGGGCCTGATCGCCAATACCTGCATCGAATGCACCGGTCGTTTCGCCAACGAGCTGGGCTACCACGTCACCCTGGTGCGCGACGCCACTGCCGCCTTCAGCGCCGAGGCGATGCACGCCGCACACGAGATCAACGCCCCTTCCTATGCCCACGCGGTGCTGACCACGGCCGAGTTGCTGGCCGCGCTGCCGCGTTGA
- a CDS encoding alpha/beta fold hydrolase, which yields MSNNTSTKAGTQGSGYVTAQDGARIFYKDWGKGQPVLFSHGWPLTADAWDAQMVFLGRQGYRVIAHDRRSHGRSDQTWDGNHMDCYADDLNTLIETLDLKELILVGHSTGGGEITHYMGRHGTKRVAKVVLVGAVPPLMLKTAANPGGLPLEVFDGIRKGTYDDRSQFFRDLTMPFYGYNRPGAKVSEGVRESFWLQGMMGGIKGQLDCIHEFSEVDYTPDLKKIDVPTLFIHGDDDQIVPIGASALMAAKIVKNSTLKVYKGADHGLTVTHQDRFNADLLDFIKS from the coding sequence ATGAGCAACAACACCTCGACCAAGGCTGGCACCCAGGGCAGCGGCTATGTCACCGCCCAGGACGGCGCCCGCATCTTCTACAAGGACTGGGGCAAAGGCCAGCCGGTGCTGTTCAGCCACGGCTGGCCGCTGACGGCCGACGCCTGGGACGCCCAGATGGTGTTCCTCGGCCGGCAGGGCTACCGCGTGATCGCCCATGACCGCCGCAGCCACGGCCGTTCCGACCAGACCTGGGACGGCAACCACATGGACTGCTACGCCGACGACCTGAACACCCTCATCGAGACCCTGGACCTGAAGGAGCTGATCCTGGTCGGCCACTCCACCGGCGGCGGCGAGATCACCCACTACATGGGCCGTCATGGCACCAAGCGCGTCGCCAAGGTCGTCCTGGTTGGCGCCGTACCGCCGCTGATGCTCAAGACCGCCGCCAACCCGGGCGGCCTGCCGCTGGAAGTCTTCGACGGCATCCGCAAGGGCACCTACGACGACCGCTCGCAGTTCTTCCGCGACCTGACGATGCCGTTCTACGGCTACAACCGTCCGGGCGCCAAAGTCTCCGAAGGCGTGCGTGAGTCGTTCTGGCTGCAGGGCATGATGGGCGGCATCAAGGGCCAGCTCGACTGCATCCACGAATTCTCCGAGGTCGACTACACGCCCGACCTGAAGAAGATCGACGTACCCACCCTGTTCATCCACGGCGACGACGATCAGATCGTGCCGATCGGCGCCTCCGCGCTGATGGCCGCCAAGATCGTCAAGAACTCCACGCTCAAGGTCTACAAGGGCGCAGACCACGGCCTGACCGTCACCCACCAGGACCGCTTCAACGCCGACCTGCTGGACTTCATCAAATCCTGA
- a CDS encoding LysR family transcriptional regulator: MGTSALDWNDIPLLLALARAGSMSAAARELGVDVSTISRRVAVVEAAMGTRLFIRSNRGYEPTSAGAVFIERAGRVAGEVQALQAETRAESEGISGTVRLTAVDALFDHWLVVRLPQLLRRHPGLDLQLVPDDHNLSFTRREADFALRVAQPTQDAALLMRKVANAGFAVYGVPALADSPRDQWSAQPWLGYGDELAGLPESKWLAQLQPPPRRVVGVNSVSTLITACEAGMGLALLPCVFADTRTALRRVGTAPELQREIWLLSHRDAAHIRRFRAVADWLAEQFEEDAARFAGQGPSTLRQSRP; the protein is encoded by the coding sequence ATGGGGACATCCGCACTGGACTGGAACGACATTCCGCTGCTGCTGGCGCTGGCCCGGGCTGGCAGCATGAGTGCCGCCGCACGCGAGTTGGGGGTGGACGTGTCCACCATCAGCCGCCGCGTCGCGGTGGTGGAGGCGGCGATGGGCACGCGCCTGTTCATCCGCAGCAATCGCGGCTATGAGCCGACCAGCGCCGGGGCAGTGTTCATCGAGCGTGCCGGGCGCGTGGCCGGAGAGGTGCAGGCCCTGCAGGCGGAAACCCGCGCCGAGAGCGAGGGGATCAGCGGCACGGTGCGGCTCACGGCCGTGGATGCGCTGTTCGATCATTGGCTGGTGGTGCGGTTGCCACAACTGCTGCGGCGCCATCCGGGCCTGGACCTGCAACTGGTCCCTGACGATCACAACCTGTCGTTCACGCGACGCGAGGCGGATTTTGCCTTGCGGGTGGCGCAGCCGACGCAGGACGCGGCGCTGCTGATGCGCAAGGTCGCCAATGCCGGCTTCGCGGTCTATGGCGTGCCGGCGCTGGCTGACAGCCCGCGCGACCAGTGGAGCGCGCAGCCCTGGCTCGGCTACGGCGACGAGCTGGCGGGACTGCCGGAGTCAAAATGGCTGGCGCAGTTGCAGCCGCCACCGAGGCGCGTGGTGGGGGTGAACAGCGTGTCGACGCTGATCACAGCCTGCGAGGCGGGCATGGGCTTGGCGCTGCTGCCCTGCGTTTTCGCCGACACGCGCACGGCCCTGCGGCGCGTCGGTACGGCGCCGGAGCTGCAGCGCGAGATCTGGCTGTTGAGCCATCGCGATGCCGCGCATATCCGGCGCTTCCGTGCCGTTGCCGACTGGCTGGCGGAACAGTTCGAGGAAGACGCGGCGCGTTTCGCGGGCCAGGGCCCGTCAACACTACGGCAATCGAGGCCCTGA
- a CDS encoding Crp/Fnr family transcriptional regulator — MPALSPASSNHLLAALPPEVLARLQPQLKQVSLARGQVLYESGDSLDYVHFPIDCIVSLLYTLENGGAAEIAVVGNEGLVGVALFMGGESTPSRALVRGAGTAWRLEGQRLKDEFNRHGEMLLLMLRYTQTLIMQMAQTAACNRHHSVDQQLCRWLLLTLDRQPGNQLAVTQEMIANMLGVRREGVTDAAGKLQNLGVIEYRRGKITVLDRPRLERHSCECYAVVRKETERLLA, encoded by the coding sequence ATGCCCGCCCTATCTCCCGCCAGCTCCAATCACCTGCTCGCTGCCTTGCCGCCGGAGGTGCTGGCCCGCCTGCAGCCGCAGTTGAAGCAGGTGTCGCTGGCGCGGGGGCAGGTGCTGTACGAGTCCGGCGACAGCCTGGACTACGTCCACTTTCCGATCGACTGCATCGTGTCGCTGCTCTATACCCTGGAGAACGGCGGTGCGGCGGAGATCGCGGTGGTGGGCAACGAGGGCCTGGTCGGCGTGGCGCTGTTCATGGGCGGCGAGAGCACGCCCAGCCGCGCGCTGGTGCGTGGCGCCGGAACGGCCTGGCGCCTGGAAGGGCAGCGCCTCAAGGACGAGTTCAACCGCCACGGCGAAATGCTGTTGCTGATGCTGCGCTACACGCAGACGCTGATCATGCAGATGGCGCAGACGGCGGCCTGCAACCGCCATCACTCGGTGGACCAGCAGCTGTGCCGCTGGCTGCTGCTGACGCTGGACCGCCAGCCGGGCAACCAGCTCGCCGTCACCCAGGAAATGATCGCCAACATGCTCGGTGTGCGCCGCGAGGGCGTGACCGATGCGGCGGGAAAGCTGCAGAACCTTGGCGTGATCGAGTACCGCCGCGGCAAGATCACGGTGCTGGACCGGCCGCGGCTGGAGCGGCATAGCTGCGAGTGCTATGCCGTGGTCAGGAAGGAGACCGAGCGCCTGCTCGCCTGA
- a CDS encoding CsbD family protein — translation MNDPAAPHAPQPDRPARVVKGPWKDQVSDARQLWRRLGEDELLRCEGHLQKLTQLVQQRYELSRYTAETQVQGFLDRWKRGESPGGTTGQ, via the coding sequence ATGAACGATCCCGCCGCACCGCACGCGCCCCAGCCCGACCGACCCGCCAGGGTGGTCAAGGGTCCATGGAAGGACCAGGTCAGCGACGCCCGCCAGCTCTGGCGCCGCCTCGGCGAAGACGAACTGCTGCGCTGCGAAGGCCATCTGCAGAAGCTGACCCAACTCGTGCAGCAGCGCTACGAACTCTCCCGCTACACCGCCGAAACGCAGGTGCAGGGCTTTCTCGATCGCTGGAAGCGCGGTGAATCCCCCGGCGGCACCACAGGACAATGA